Proteins from one Cryptomeria japonica chromosome 4, Sugi_1.0, whole genome shotgun sequence genomic window:
- the LOC131874899 gene encoding uncharacterized protein LOC131874899, with amino-acid sequence MAQVDINGSLSEPFPLTRSIRQGCPLAPALFVIASEALTYILTDDTLSPAVKGITLPNNEDLSICQFADDTSLFIKMEDDNFNCLTKKLDLFCSISGAKLSQAKCICLGWDEHPPGWLLKFGFQWGGPTTITKYLGIPFAVDPSIKDMWLWVKTKITKKLNSWFNRFLSLAGRLQVCQKILSSYNIYYASAWMFNNYQILEIQKAIRNFLWSNGKGNKKCHMVKWDWCCTDKKYGGLGLKDLRLQGIALATKWISHCVDGEEPWKVLVRNNILRGYPKKAKTWKNLPFADIIFGKFPTAVHGSAVFKTLWRAWELSRHCISDNAFHSNDSLHGERSIWWNLYLQGKPLALTQGCSAKVWNNLGISTFMDLFENDCLINWDELRYKYNLPIAHKKTYSMLTRACSNIPSNCLVDSHRFTNSKWTDSSLLTKLKAKNVYNSLNNNLSIIKHVNNVWYTDLEMKDWNKNFKRIWKSSIDPKIRCFRWLLLINRIPINNYQMNYDSCTFCNKPETCRHIFFECNFAKKVWELCGITYPKYIDIFEIITGYIHGLKNDSNILWFIISANILWQLWKCRNEERFQGAHRSLTELYLKLTLIKISSQVCITMMIEREKLIRFLKMGHSTMFVFEMKDGYDYRNHMNNMVFFNKTVKKLHKEITKNKNATDDQIKMIAQIQVNKSIAWMEGPLGWTAWVDQFEDLLH; translated from the coding sequence ATGGCCCAAGTTGATATTAATGGATCTCTTTCGGAGCCCTTTCCTCTAACTCGATCTATTAGACAGGGATGTCCACTTGCCCCTGCTCTATTTGTAATTGCTTCTGAAGCTCTTACCTACATCCTTACTGACGACACTTTATCCCCGGCTGTCAAAGGTATTACTCTTCCCAACAATGAGGATCTGTCTATCTGTCAATTCGCTGATGATACTAGCTTATTCATTAAGATGGAAGATGATAACTTTAATTGTCTTACTAAGAAACTTGATCTCTTCTGCTCGATCTCGGGTGCTAAACTATCTCAGGCCAAATGTATTTGTCTTGGCTGGGATGAACATCCTCCGGGGTGGTTGTTGAAATTTGGCTTCCAGTGGGGTGGCCCAACCACCATAACCAAATACCTGGGCATCCCTTTTGCTGTAGATCCCTCTATTAAGGATATGTGGTTATGGGTTAAGACCAAAATCACAAAAAAGCTTAATAGCTGGTTCAACCGATTCCTGTCACTTGCTGGCAGACTTCAAGTCTGTCAAAAGATTTTATCTTCATACAACATATACTACGCTTCTGCTTGGATGTTCAACAACTATCAAATTTTAGAAATCCAGAAGGCTATAAGGAACTTCCTTTGGTCGAATGGTAAAGGAAATAAAAAGTGCCACATGGTTAAATGGGACTGGTGCTGCACTGATAAAAAATATGGAGGGCTTGGTCTAAAAGACCTTAGACTCCAAGGTATTGCACTTGCCACCAAGTGGATCTCTCACTGTGTAGATGGAGAAGAGCCATGGAAAGTACTTGTTAGGAACAATATCTTGAGAGGTTACCCAAAAAAAGCTAAAACTTGGAAAAATCTCCCATTTGCTGATATCATCTTTGGTAAATTTCCTACTGCTGTGCATGGCTCTGCAGTATTCAAAACATTATGGAGAGCTTGGGAGTTGTCTAGACACTGCATTTCTGATAATGCATTCCATTCGAACGACTCTCTACATGGTGAGAGGTCTATTTGGTGGAATCTGTATCTCCAAGGGAAGCCGCTTGCATTGACTCAAGGCTGTTCGGCCAAAGTATGGAATAACTTGGGAATCTCCACATTCATGGACCTTTTTGAAAATGATTGCTTGATTAATTGGGATGAGTTAAGATATAAATATAATCTTCCTATCGCTCATAAAAAAACATACTCCATGCTTACTAGAGCCTGCTCGAATATCCCTTCAAACTGCCTCGTTGACTCTCATAGATTCACTAACAGCAAATGGACTGATAGTTCTCTACTGACTAAACTTAAAGCCAAAAATGTTTACAACTCCCTGAATAATAATCTTAGTATTATTAAGCATGTTAATAATGTGTGGTATACTGACTTGGAGATGAAGGACTGGAATAAAAATTTTAAAAGAATTTGGAAATCCTCCATTGACCCCAAGATCAGATGTTTTAGATGGTTATTGTTAATTAATAGAATACCTATTAACAATTACCAGATGAATTATGATAGTTGTACCTTCTGCAATAAACCTGAAACTTGTAGACATATATTCTTTGAATGTAATTTTGCAAAGAAAGTATGGGAATTATGTGGAATTACGTACCCCAAGTACATTGATATCTTTGAAATTATTACAGGTTACATTCATGGActtaaaaatgattctaatattCTATGGTTCATTATTTCAGCTAACATTTTATGGCAGCTATGGAAATGCAGAAATGAGGAAAGGTTTCAAGGTGCACATAGATCTCTTACTGAGTTATACCTTAAACTCACCCTTATTAAAATCTCTTCGCAGGTTTGTATTACGATGATGATCGAGAGGGAGAAACTGATCAGATTCCTCAAGATGGGGCACTCTACTATGTTCGTGTTTGAAATGAAAGACGGTTACGACTATCGTAACCACATGAACAATATGGTTTTTTTCAATAAAACGGTGAAAAAGCTGCACAAGGAAATTACCAAAAACAAGAATGCGACTGATGATCAGATAAAAATGATTGCTCAAATCCAAGTTAATAAAAGCATCGCTTGGATGGAAGGACCTCTCGGATGGACAGCTTGGGTTGATCAGTTTGAAGACCTGCTGCATTAA